From one Anopheles bellator chromosome 1, idAnoBellAS_SP24_06.2, whole genome shotgun sequence genomic stretch:
- the LOC131216796 gene encoding serendipity locus protein alpha-like, translating into MFPALQECIQKTQDNLYRGFISTDQTGLPWLDSVCANLQQLLRIVHKYLIFESHGNVGTLETCFLCISQIVTCIRWLEKTIAMEQTPAEKTGKRQPLPQSRQCFLDRIIWCLERLKTTLESGGGPTESVTESNFVTYLDLALSLVGPLTVASEEEYSEGEYDAAYRSVIVESGRIRSVLEALISQTFGFCNVLPEEDRKRVTACCQKVLRECAAMERAAPSETGSSNKKLCASVLEAAIYQLETRVNECLLRLVYETFGDTDRRLLAELRKRIGSTTDEDDMDELTKPFDAYVDRLMQIGLFAISYADDLKVSSAIRSALASIEALDSYLIPSLYLKSDNSTTLLEEHWLDESANLGRLVHEVVDTGAFALSLIELLDSAIDTLEQGYDPAHGLEMVRKAAIFLHHLEETIPETKLQEEPLKQPYTDYRTMTLECRAIVERTQEDPTIDSSRVIKRFRVLLGKLRKIQALASSKGANTKGHAPQKDHCPEQKDTAATSEASPVGKEIEESVRGLFSANQIRMSSTNILYRSRRGEPTKCRLEPVSLLEINTFTDIIKHRQMLAAASLESGSLRRKTPRRNSLRVAIFKKQQRLLTAEMYESIKSDIDLQITEILDELTDLSGTFTKAPPESPKPVQDSSKSLIRKSITNEEIAIEDGHKIRINIFTEL; encoded by the exons atgtttcctgctCTGCAAGAGTGTATCCAAAAGACGCAGGATAATCTGTACCGTGGTTTCATCTCCACTGACCAAACTGGACTTCCGTGGCTCGAT TCCGTCTGTGCCAATCTACAGCAGTTGCTGCGCATCGTGCACAAATACCTCATCTTCGAGAGCCACGGCAACGTCGGAACATTGGAAACATGCTTCCTGTGCATCTCGCAGATAGTAACGTGTATCCGGTGGCTAGAGAAGACCATTGCGATGGAACAAACCCCGGCCGAAAAGACCGGTAAACGACAGCCACTGCCACAGTCGAGGCAATGTTTTCTCGATCGAATCATCTGGTGCCTGGAGCGACTCAAAACGACCCTGGAGTCTGGTGGCGGGCCAACCGAGAGTGTGACCGAATCCAACTTTGTCACCTACCTCGACCTGGCCCTCAGCCTCGTCGGTCcgctgacggtggccagcgaagAGGAGTACTCCGAGGGTGAGTACGATGCAGCGTATCGCTCCGTGATTGTCGAGAGCGGGCGCATTCGATCCGTCCTCGAGGCACTGATTTCACAGACGTTCGGATTCTGTAACGTGCTGCCGGAGGAAGATCGCAAACGGGTGACGGCCTGCTGCCAGAAGGTTCTTCGCGAGTGTGCGGCAATGGAGCGGGCTGCACCCAGTGAGACGGGGTCTAGTAACAAGAAGCTGTGTGCCAGCGTACTGGAAGCGGCCATCTATCAACTTGAGACACGCGTGAATGAGTGCTTGCTGCGGTTAGTGTACGAAACCTTCGGGGACACCGATCGACGGCTGCTGGCCGAACTCCGGAAACGGAttggcagcaccaccgacgaggacgataTGGACGAGCTAACGAAACCGTTCGATGCCTACGTGGATCGGTTGATGCAGATCGGTCTGTTTGCCATCTCGTATGCCGATGACCTAAAGGTTTCGTCCGCTATCCGCAGTGCTTTAGCGTCGATCGAAGCACTCGATTCGTACCTCATCCCGTCGCTGTATCTAAAGTCGGACAACAGCACAACGTTGCTGGAGGAACACTGGCTAGACGAATCGGCCAATCTCGGGCGGCTTGTTCACGAGGTAGTTGATACGGGCGCATTCGCCTTATCCTTGATCGAACTATTGGATTCAGCGATCGATACCCTTGAGCAGGGGTACGATCCTGCCCACGGGTTGGAAATGGTACGAAAGGCCGCGATATTTTTACACCATTTGGAAGAAACCATCCCCGAAACGAAGCTTCAGGAAGAACCGCTTAAGCAACCGTATACCGATTACCGCACGATGACACTGGAGTGTCGGGCGATCGTAGAGCGAACCCAGGAAGACCCGACGATCGATTCGAGTCGTGTAATCAAACGTTTTCGGGTGCTGCTGGGTAAGCTGCGTAAGATACAAGCCCTTGCAAGCAGCAAGGGAGCCAATACGAAGGGGCATGCCCCCCAAAAGGACCATTGTCCCGAGCAAAAAGATACCGCAGCTACATCCGAGGCTTCTCCGGTGGGAAAGGAAATAGAAGAAAGCGTACGCGGGTTGTTCTCTGCCAACCAGATCCGGATGTCCTCCACCAACATACTGTACCGCAGTAGACGCGGAGAACCGACCAAGTGTAGGTTGGAGCCTGTTTCGCTGCTAGAAATTAACACGTTCACCGACATCATCAAACACCGCCAGATGCTCGCTGCTGCGTCTCTCGAAAGCGGATCGTTGCGGAGAAAGACTCCGAGAA GAAACAGCCTTCGAGTGGCAATCTTTAAAAAGCAGCAACGCTTACTGACAGCAGAGATGTATGAAAGCATCAAGAGTGATATCGATCTGCAGATTACAG AAATTCTCGATGAGCTCACCGATCTTTCCGGCACGTTCACCAAGGCCCCTCCGGAGTCACCAAAGCCGGTCCAGGATTCATCGAAGTCCCTCATTCGAAAGTCTATCACGAACGAAGAGATAGCGATCGAGGATGGTCACAAAATAAGAATAAACATCTTTACGGAGCTGTAA
- the LOC131215073 gene encoding glycosylphosphatidylinositol anchor attachment 1 protein, producing the protein MGLLTNPSISQKAKYCRKLVKYNTLICLLLYLLGVGFFCALPDNNFSSATYFSENALLPGLVNSELDMETVTLVKSLAGELQRERENYPKGIPYPWLLAKMRRFGLETHTHNFTLNYPFGGGKRFTGENVFGILRAPRIASTESIVISVPYRPPETVHTDVAAGVPLMLAFADFARKKKYWAKDIVFLVTEQEQLGMQAWLEAYHGAEDGPRILDSGSLRARAGSIQAAINLEVQGLDISHINLKIEGLNGQLPNLDLHNLVQKLSSKNGIVAGYKQNSVNPKRSYRYQDKLYNLLSMVFSQASGVPTGNHGLFHKYGIEALTLEAVKRDKPHAQNQEVGSMLRIIEGISRSLNNLLERFHQSFFFYILVANDRFVSIGDYMPSLALMAGSLLIKAFIHYLAIYYSDDDPADGETEVKEKPKADIGYFSVGLVLLVAHSIGALAMYLPNSTAINQYLHQADLATQFGFFTLFVTVSTIAVTLPAFCSLTPINIDALQVAVLLELGTVLLAVGMLNFSLAFLLSVALVPFIILLRPTFTSSSRLLSWFCCLLLHPMTVLYLVLLGLTWSLFPELALKPLLGKALMATMDALTYSIVDSMIYGNWLFDLVSLIFIPCWILLWVLLFPKTDTKGGTKLKTK; encoded by the exons atggGCTTGTTAACTAACCCATCGATCTCGCAAAAAGCCAAATACTGCCGTAAGCTGGTGAAGTACAACACATTGATCTGTCTGTTGCTGTATCTGCTGGGCGTTGGCTTTTTCTGTGCCCTGCCGGACAACAACTTCAGTTCCGCGACCTACTTCTCGGAGAATGCCCTTCTGCCGGGACTGGTCAACTCGGAGCTGGATATGGAAACGGTGACGCTAGTGAAATCGCTGGCCGGCGAGCTACAAAGGGAACGGGAAAACTACCCAAAGGGAATTCCTTATCCGTGGTTACTGGCCAAGATGCGGCGGTTTGGATTGGAAACGCATACCCACAACTTTACGCTGAACTAtccgttcggtggtggcaag CGTTTCACGGGAGAAAACGTGTTTGGAATCCTTCGAGCGCCTCGCATCGCGTCGACGGAATCGATCGTTATCAGCGTTCCTTATCGACCGCCGGAAACGGTCCACACGGATGTTGCCGCCGGTGTGCCACTAATGCTGGCGTTTGCCGACTTTGCCCGCAAAAAGAAGTACTGGGCAAAGGACATCGTATTTCTGGTCACCGAACAGGAGCAGCTGGGAATGCAAGCTTGGCTAGAGGCGTACCACGGTGCCGAAGATGGGCCACGGATACTGGACTCCGGTTCGCTACGGGCCCGGGCTGGCTCCATTCAGGCGGCCATTAATTTGGAAGTGCAAGGGCTGGACATTAGTCACAtcaatttgaaaatcgaaGGACTAAACGGACAGTTGCCGAACTTGGATTTGCACAACCTGGTGCAGAAGCTGTCGTCGAAGAATGGGATCGTTGCCGGGTACAAGCAAAACTCGGTGAATCCAAAACGGTCGTACCGTTACCAGGACAAATTGTACAACCTCTTGTCGATGGTGTTCTCGCAAGCGAGTGGTGTCCCGACCGGAAACCATGGGCTCTTCCACAAGTACGGCATCGAAGCACTCACACTGGAAGCGGTTAAGCGTGATAAGCCGCATGCCCAGAACCAAGAAGTCGGTTCGATGCTGCGCATCATCGAGGGCATTAGTCGCAGTTTAAATAATCTGCTGGAACGCTTTCATCAGAGCTTCTTCTTCTACATTCTCGTAGCGAACGATCGGTTCGTATCGATCGGTGACTACATGCCAAGCTTGGCCCTGATGGCCGGCTCGTTGTTGATTAAAGCGTTCATTCACTACCTCGCGATCTACTACTCCGACGATGACCCAGCGGACGGCGAAACGGAGGTGAAGGAGAAACCCAAGGCGGACATCGGTTACTTCTCGGTCGGTCTTGTCCTTCTAGTGGCACATTCCATCGGAGCGTTGGCCATGTATTTGCCCAACAGCACAGCCATCAATCAGTATTTGCACCAGGCCGATCTAGCTACGCAGTTCGGATTCTTCACCCTGTTTGTGACCGTTTCGACGATTGCCGTCACCTTGCCCGCGTTTTGCTCGCTCACACCGATCAATATCGATGCGCTACAGGTGGCCGTTTTGCTGGAACTGGGCACCGTTCTGCTGGCCGTTGGAATGCTAAACTTTTCACTCGCCTTTCTACTGTCCGTTGCGCTGGTACCGTTTATCATTCTGCTGCGACCAACATTTACGTCCTCCTCGAGATT ACTGTCATGGTTCTGTTGCCTGCTGCTTCACCCGATGACGGTGCTGTACCTGGTGCTACTCGGTCTAACATGGAGCCTGTTTCCCGAGTTGGCGCTGAAACCTTTGCTTGGAAAAGCTCTTATGGCCACCATGGACGCGTTAACGTACTCCATCGTGGATTCCATG ATCTACGGAAACTGGCTGTTCGATTTGGTATCGCTCATCTTCATTCCCTGCTGGATTCTGCTGTGGGTCTTGCTCTTTCCGAAAACTGATACCAAAGGGGGCACAAAACTGAAAACCAAATAA
- the LOC131205690 gene encoding glucose-6-phosphate 1-dehydrogenase has protein sequence MNPAKSSSANGTNNGGGEGYHQQRPAGCGGHHHHHHANRRDSEGAESLDGEQALAIIRRNLKSSAMDTEGTHFDCNCPHVFVVFGASGDLAKKKIYPTLWWLFRDNLLPSATKFIGYARSKMTVAELKEKCRQYMKVKDDQLEKFDEFWSLNFYVAGNYDTRRDFELLNQEISKFEVGRVANRLFYLALPPSVFESVTVHIRNTCMGEKGWNRIIVEKPFGRDAATSNALSTHLAKLYSEDQLYRIDHYLGKEMVQNLMTIRFGNQIFSPTWNRAHVASVLITFKEPFGTQGRGGYFDDFGIIRDVMQNHLLQILSLVAMEKPATCHPDDIRNEKVKVLKSIQELKKEDVVLGQYVGNPNGPDEDSRASYLDDPTVPKGSVTPTYALAALKINNERWDGVPFILRCGKALNERKAEVRIQYQDVPGDIFDGKPKRNELVIRVQPGEALYVKMMTKSPGITFDMEETELDLTYGQRYKDVALPDAYERLILDVFCGSQMHFVRSDELSEAWRIFTPLLHYIERERPEPIKYMYGSRGPKEADRKCDENNFKYYGSYKWHQRH, from the exons ATGAATCCTGCCAAATCATCGTCCGCCAATGGCAccaacaacggcggcggcgaagggtaccaccagcagcggccagcag GCTGCGGtggtcaccaccatcatcatcacgcgAACCGGCGCGACTCGGAGGGGGCAGAATCGCTGGACGGCGAGCAAGCGCTGGCCATCATCCGGCGGAACCTGAAGTCGAGCGCCATGGACACGGAAGGCACGCATTTCGACTGCAACTGTCCGCATGTGTTCGTCGTGTTCGGTGCATCG GGTgatttggcgaagaaaaagatcTACCCAACGCTCTGGTGGCTGTTCCGtgataatttgttgccatCGGCCACGAAATTCATAGGCTATGCGCGCAGTAAGATGACGGTGGCGGAGCTCAAAGAAAAGTGCCGTCAGTACATGAAG GTGAAGGACGATCAGCTGGAAAAGTTCGACGAGTTTTGGTCACTCAATTTCTACGTCGCCGGCAACTACGACACTCGGCGAGACTTTGAGCTGCTGAACCAGGAGATTAGCAAATTCGAGGTCGGTCGCGTGGCCAATCGGCTGTTTTACTTGGCCCTGCCACCATCGGTCTTCGAATCGGTTACGGTGCACATTCGTAACACTTGCATGGGTGAAAA GGGATGGAATCGGATCATTGTGGAGAAACCGTTTGGCCGTGACGCGGCCACGTCCAACGCGCTCAGCACCCACCTGGCGAAGCTGTACAGCGAGGATCAGCTCTACCGGATCGATCACTATCTGGGCAAGGAGATGGTACAGAATCTGATGACGATCCGGTTCGGCAATCAAATCTTTAGCCCCACCTGGAACCGGGCGCACGTGGCGTCGGTGCTGATCACGTTCAAGGAACCGTTCGGAACGCAGGGCCGTGGTGGGTACTTTGACGATTTTGGCATCATCCGCGATGTGATGCAGAACCACCTGCTGCAGATACTGTCGCTGGTGGCGATGGAGAAACCGGCCACCTGCCACCCGGATGATATACGTAACGAGAAGGTGAAGGTGCTGAAGAGCATCCAGGAGCTGAAGAAAGAGGACGTTGTCCTCGGGCAGTACGTGGGCAACCCGAATGGGCCGGATGAGGATTCGCGAGCCTCGTACCTGGATGATCCGACTGTACCGAAAGGGTCCGTCACTCCGACGTACGCGCTGGCGGCGCTGAAGATCAACAACGAGCGCTGGGATGGTGTTCCGTTTATTCTGCGCTGTGGCAAGGCACTGAACGAGCGCAAGGCCGAGGTGCGCATTCAGTACCAGGATGTTCCGGGAGACATTTTCGATGGCAAACCGAAACGTAACGAGCTCGTCATTCGCGTGCAACCGGGCGAGGCACTGTACGTGAAGATGATGACCAAATCGCCCGGCATCACGTTCGATATGGAGGAGACGGAGCTCGACCTGACGTACGGTCAGCGGTACAAGGACGTAGCGCTGCCGGATGCATACGAGCGCCTCATCTTGGACGTGTTCTGTGGTTCGCAAATGCATTTCGTGCGCTCGGATGAGCTGAGCGAAGCGTGGCGTATCTTCACCCCGCTGCTGCACTACATCGAACGGGAGCGACCGGAACCGATCAAGTACATGTACGGATCGCGTGGCCCGAAGGAAGCGGACCGGAAGTGCGATGAGAACAACTTCAAGTACTACGGCTCGTACAAATGGCACCAGAGACACTGA
- the LOC131216526 gene encoding irregular chiasm C-roughest protein-like, giving the protein MRSKRMKFAAKWIPISITLGIVGGCWCAALSDVTQPADVEQAQQAFRITPKDIEAVQGDEVVMRCEVEHLAGWVQWTKDGFALGFGNEIVGFPRFSLNQNHSDGVYNLRITNTSYDDAAQYQCQVGPAQHNLPIRAQAKLTVLAPPKGYHDQH; this is encoded by the exons ATGCGATCCAAAAGGATGAAGTTTGCAGCAAAATGGATCCCCATTTCCATCACGCTCGGCATCG TTGGCGGTTGTTGGTGTGCGGCACTGTCGGACGTCACACAGCCAGCCGACGTCGAGCAGGCCCAGCAAGCTTTCCGCATCACGCCGAAGGACATCGAGGCCGTCCAGGGCGATGAGGTGGTGATGCGCTGCGAGGTCGAGCATCTCGCCGGCTGGGTCCAGTGGACGAAGGACGGCTTTGCGCTCGGTTTCGGCAACGAGATCGTCGGCTTCCCGCGGTTCTCCCTCAACCAGAACCACAGCGACGGGGTCTACAATCTGCGCATCACCAATACCTCGTACGACGACGCGGCCCAGTACCAGTGCCAGGTCGGGCCGGCCCAGCACAACCTGCCGATCCGGGCCCAGGCCAAGCTGACCGTGCTCG CTCCACCGAAAGGCTACCATGATCAACATTAA